In Colletotrichum higginsianum IMI 349063 chromosome 1, whole genome shotgun sequence, one genomic interval encodes:
- a CDS encoding Cytochrome c oxidase protein 20, mitochondrial: MAQDSPDNADASAAAPKKDGQKVYLWSRSTQGHVGEGAPGSETTTTTAAGTGAAPITPEQQQPKKLDPTKFQANFPPQEGGAQQGYPSITEAVKSIKSDDFLNVVQTPCARDGFLTGIASGAGVGGLRYVMRGSPIKAANWAVGSFLIGCIGQFEYCQYLRRQERHRMKRTVEVYQETMLEKRRRELDQLKQKQEAEEAAKAVSQKAWYKFW, translated from the exons ATGGCGCAGGACTCACCAGACAATGCGGacgcgtcggcggcggcgcccaagAAGGACGGCCAGAAGGTGTACCTCTGGTCCCGGTCAACCCAGGGCCATGTCGGAGAGGGAGCGCCGGGctcggagacgacgacgacgaccgcaGCCGGAACCGGAGCCGCACCGATAACAcccgagcagcagcaaccaaAGAAGCTGGACCCAACCAAGTTCCAGGCCAATTTTCCGCCgcaggagggcggcgcccAGCAAGGTTACCCGAGCatcaccgaggccgtcaagtCCATCAAGTCGGACGACTTCCTCAACGTTGTGCAGACGCCCTGCGCACGGGACGGCTTCCTTACCGGCATCGCCAGCGGTGCCGGCGTCGGAGGTCTACGATATGTCATGAGGG GTTCACCCATCAAGGCGGCAAATTGGGCCGTCGGAAGTTTCCTCATAGGCTGCATTGGACAATTCGAGTACTGCCAGTACCTCCGGCGCCAGGAGCGCCACAGGATGAAGAGGACGGTTGAGGTCTACCAGGAGACCATGTTGGAAAAGAGGCGCCGCGAGCTGGATCAACtcaagcagaagcaggaggccgaagaggcggccaaggcggtGAGCCAGAAAGCCTGGTACAAATTCTGGT
- a CDS encoding DNA polymerase — translation MPNTSLRRPQKGYRRGGKQAYHGPGQTTRTFAASSRAEATSADEKWERTRLTNTIDENMGFARYEGGKRKEGWLVNVQPTSVEDERIPGGRAALDCYFIEDDGSHFKATVEYEPYFLIAVKKGRESEVEEWLKRVPGGGVVKTIKRVEKEDLKMPNHLMGYRRTFLELRFSNINDLMAARKDIMPIASKNRKNVDALDAYAEVQTTNGDFDLFDDSRDDDRRANASFADASDFIVDIREYDVPYHVRVMIDMDIRVAKWYFVDVKHGVTKITINEDRLAMADPVVMAYDIETTKLPLKFPDAAIDQVMMISYMIDGQGFLITNREIVSEDISDFDYTPKPEYPGSFMIFNEPDEKAVLERFFLHIKEARPTVIATYNGDFFDWPFVEARASVNGIDMYQEIGWKKDSEDQYKCSYSVHMDCFHWVNRDSYLPQGSRGLKAVTVAKLGYDPDELDPELMTPYAAERPQTLAEYSVSDAVATYYLYMKYVHPFIFSLCTILPLGGDDTLRKGTGTLCEMLLMVQAYQQEIVLPNKHVSPREAFYDGHLLDSETYVGGHVESIEAGVFRADIPVNFAVDTGAVDELLKDLDAALKFSITVEEKKSMDDIENYDEIREQIASRLRALKETPNRSERPLIYHLDVASMYPNIMTTNRLQPDSMIQESDCAACDFNRPGKTCDRRMPWAWRGEYLPAKRDEYNMIRNALENEKFPGKWPNSPQRTFQDLSPDEQTALLRKRLQIFSQKVYHKIHDSTTTVKEAIICQRENPFYINTVRDFRDRRYDYKGKAKVWKGKTESLKQSGATSSEVDAAKKMIILFDSLQLAHKVILNSFYGYVMRKGSRWYSMEMAGVTCLTGATIIQLARSLVERLGRPLELDTDGIWCMLPATFPENFAFKTKNGKKVTISYPCTMLNHLVHAKFTNHQYQTLVDPKTLKYETHSDNSIFFEVDGPYKAMVLPTSKEEDKNLKKRYAVFNDDGSLAELKGFEVKRRGELKLIKIFQQQIFKFFLEGETLAECYAAVAKVANQWLDVLHSKGSTLADEELMELISENRSMSKTLEEYGSQKSTSITTAKRLADFLGEQMVKDKGLNCKFIICARPKNAPVTERAVPVAIFSAEETTKRFYLKKWLKEEPPDTDPRALLDWDYYLERLGSVIQKLITIPAALQKVRNPVPRVAHPDWLQRRINIKDDKMKQKKLTDLFAKGPLEDITNLNGRSAADMEDFGSQLLKPKPVTSVVASSQPAAPTSQKRKSPGPAENADPFAALPKEMPSPSDDYVGFLQYQKQKWKIQKQARIRRRQLFGDRRGNNQNNIQNTFMKQAHMTFMNTWQLLHLKPTETPGIVNAHVLIDAKIHSLKIKVPRQVFLNLKSGEMPDVDIPGCEVEQVNHTLPNGHSSVHLFKLTVPEDVYFAEADKFSLLFNHPSVEGVYEKHLPLNIRAVLQLGNQCAIDERQHAVLGKGLEQGFDLLGLKRPLKPRTYLETSPLAYIYMSHVTAGDRQIFGVFSTLKDEAHVIILQKGRDSGQDLPNISRIYTELLARRGEEAAGTNWQDCFTYQEKLNFKITQVTTRRKAHLELSDVVKKMRKDELRPLMMVIQSSQRNMLINDVPILGEFPVLPLKYDPADSSLPPLGWQAVVARRLVGHYLGLGSWIVHLNTLARYGEVPLCNLEREDPRFLIDIAYARRLQNNNVVLWWSAGPRPDHAGHEKDDITGPLETVQMPATNNPGTFSSVCIDLEVRNLAINTILTSSLINDLEGSESISFNPAGDGNAAGDEVISSEGTFANAGVLVLREMVKSWWQEACKGSAMADVMVQHLVRWVENPDSFLYDRALHYYVQMMSRKAFQQLMADFRRVGSQVIFANSNRLLLQTTKAEVGTAFAYSQYIIKSIKSKPLFHFIDLEIKEYWDYLVWYDEFNYGGKACQEVVEAEQQTLDTVMHWQMATFLPIRLQPTFQDWVIEFIQLMHNLKRPLNGDPSSTPRLTQLPQKSLAEGAEGQIILGKAFEKPLKKDIANLINLQKRELLHPELAEDYSFPHLPGSHLTHLSSRNAVLELVKALMQVLSLDKNITLEARLLRKELLAMFDVREFSKEGAFQNPSESLKVIQLSCDSCTMARDLDFCRDEDLLPEMGPDGKRLSPETRPWRCTFCEAEYDRNAIEEMLLARVEAFVVEWTTQDLKCGKCGALRMNELMDHCTCSGEWVESVRRADIVRRLGVFWNVAKFYGLKMLLEEAFGMRSNSPSARDPFGHLHTLDRRASSHSIGWAVLFTRAYKYGGESLWEFAYKELDEAGALCDDVSLSDDERRSCHRRFLLQKGAIERRQGDFAEAIRTLEHAISEYGTYDLEHARMLGELGTAFQRQDSFERADELYAEQHALAIKLAAEAKDQRSVWRAEALAARAIGYRGIMAYMLSVPDLDDNDRTNHEGLSDAINKSMQRVASTRTLLRAIANEDAAFQHEVRATTCICVALDRLSLCYGAAGNTAEAVNWARETVAEGKAFDPTIQAFGRFFLGLALQRNGDLEEAMQQWTRHGKGDLETAAIALCRQPSSETLGYMTQLVKHQVPLDHYNEQGYSPLDYAIMGGSETMGALVMKGLRQEYLRNGFTPDETEVLIEMRKTEADRRKEYRSMFQKSFRPLLRTSAAETTKSSSDAQEVSSRAEKCIMGLRQAYSRLLVEQEITRSIFDDFKYIELSDFRSMTRLPQPGSLEDMNTMAKSVQQFGNMLEKQRNGSPFVVFLSYRWLGNGKPDDDQGTQLARMNAALSQFLATHPWLSDDRVAVWLDVGCIHQLDPDIRQRGINALPLIIAQCNAMISLDDSAYHSRAWCSVEVLVMQTLRDSYGLHECWSQMSLSHFERAATRPPIDDKLTGLQLSFPDKDGPTVKFLVRQSRILAKK, via the exons ATGCCCAACACGAGCCTGCGGCGCCCCCAAAAGGGCTACCGCCGTGGCGGGAAGCAAGCCTACCATGGGCCTGGCCAGACGACACGCACCTTCGCAGCCTCGAGTCGCGCCGAAGCAACCTCGGCCGATGAGAAGTGGGAGCGCACGCGGCTGACGAATACCATCGACGAGAACATGGGCTTCGCTCGCTACGAAGGCGGCAAGCGCAAGGAGGGTTGGCTCGTCAACGTGCAGCCGACGTCAGTCGAGGACGAGCGGATACCGGGCGGCCGCGCGGCGCTCGACTGCTACTtcatcgaggacgacggctcGCACTTCAAGGCCACGGTCGAGTACGAACCCTACTTCCTCATCGCCGTGAAGAAGGGTCGCGAGAGCGAGGTTGAAGAGTGGCTCAAGCGCGTGCctggcggcggtgtcgtcAAGACGATCAAGCgagtcgagaaggaggacctGAAGATGCCGAATCACCTAATGGGCTACCGCCGGACGTTCCTCGAGCTGAGGTTCTCCAACATCAACGACctgatggcggcgaggaaggaCATCATGCCGATAGCGTCCAAGAACAGGAAGAACGTGGATGCCTTGGACGCATACGCCGAAGTCCAGAC GACGAACGGCGACTTTGACCTTTTTGACGACTCACGAGATGACGATAGACGAGCTAATGCTTCTTTTGCCGACGCCAGCGACTTCATTGTCGATATTAGGGAATATGACGTGCCATATCACGTCCGGGTAATGATAGATATGG ATATTCGAGTGGCAAAATGGTACTTCGTCGACGTCAAGCACGGCGTCACAAAGATCACAATCAACGAAGACCGGCTGGCCATGGCGGACCCCGTTGTCATGGCCTACGATATCGAGACGACGAAGCTGCCCCTGAAGTTCCcagacgccgccatcgaccaGGTTATGATGATTTCGTACATGATCGACGGACAAGGTTTTCTCATCACGAACCGAGAGATCGTCTCGGAAGACATCTCTGACTTCGACTACACCCCGAAACCCGAATACCCCGGCTCCTTTATGATTTTCAATGAGccggacgagaaggccgtcctcgaACGCTTCTTCCTGCACATCAAggaggcgaggccgacggtcATTGCGACGTACAACGGTGACTTTTTCGATTGGCCTTTTGTCGAAGCCCGCGCTAGCGTCAACGGTATCGACATGTACCAGGAGATCGGCTGGAAGAAGGACAGCGAGGACCAGTACAAGTGCAGTTACAGCGTGCATATGGACTGCTTCCACTGGGTGAATCGAGACTCGTATCTTCCCCAGGGATCTCGAGGCTTGAAGGCCGTCACGGTGGCCAAGCTTGGATACGACCCTGACGAGCTCGATCCCGAACTGATGACGCCCTACGCCGCCGAACGGCCTCAGACCTTGGCCGAGTATTCCGTTTCCGACGCCGTGGCGACGTACTACCTGTACATGAAATATGTCCAccccttcatcttctccctctGCACAATTCTGCccctgggcggcgacgacacaTTACGGAAGGGTACCGGTACTCTTTGTGAGATGCTGTTGATGGTCCAGGCTTACCAGCAGGAGATTGTATTGCCCAATAAGCACGTCTCGCCCAGGGAAGCATTCTACGACGGTCACTTGCTAGACTCAGAAACGTACGTCGGCGGTCACGTCGAGAGTATCGAAGCAGGCGTTTTTCGCGCAGATATCCCCGTCAATTTCGCAGTTGACACGGGTGCGGTTGACGAGTTGTTGAAGGATTTGGACGCCGCGCTCAAGTTCAGCATCACAgtggaagagaagaagtcgATGGACGATATTGAGAACTACGACGAGATTAGAGAGCAGATCGCCTCGCGCTTACGTGCCCTCAAAGAGACACCAAACCGGAGCGAGCGCCCCTTGATTTACCATCTCGACGTCGCTTCCATGTACCCCAACATCATGACGACGAATCGACTCCAACCCGACTCCATGATTCAGGAATCGGACTGTGCGGCCTGCGACTTCAACCGGCCCGGGAAGACGTGTGACAGGCGGATGCCCTGGGCGTGGCGAGGAGAGTACCTGCCGGCAAAGCGCGACGAGTACAATATGATCAGGAACGCGCTCGAAAACGAAAAGTTCCCGGGGAAGTGGCCAAACTCGCCGCAGCGGACTTTCCAGGACCTTTCCCCGGACGAGCAGACGGCTCTGCTGAGGAAGCGGTTGCAGATTTTCTCACAAAAGGTCTACCACAAGATCCACGACTCGACGACAACGGTCAAGGAGGCTATCATCTGCCAGCGCGAGAACCCGTTCTACATTAACACCGTCCGAGACTTCCGTGATCGTCGTTACGACTACAAGGGCAAAGCCAAGGTCTGGAAAGGCAAGACGGAGTCCCTCAAGCAGTCGGGCGCGACGTCTTCCGAAGTCGacgcggcgaagaagatgatcATCCTGTTCGACTCTCTGCAGCTTGCCCACAAGGTCATTTTGAACTCGTTCTATGGCTACGTCATGAGAAAAGGATCGCGGTGGTACTCCATGGAAATGGCCGGTGTGACTTGTCTGACGGGAGCAACAATTATCCAACTGGCCCGATCGCTCGTTGAGCGCCTTGGGCGCCCGCTAGAGTTGGATACCGACGGTATTTGGTGTATGCTTCCGGCCACGTTCCCGGAGAACTTTGCGTTCAAGACGAAAAACGGAAAAAAGGTCACCATCTCGTACCCTTGTACTATGTTGAACCATCTGGTCCACGCCAAGTTCACGAATCACCAATACCAGACGCTCGTGGACCCCAAGACGCTCAAGTACGAGACTCACAGCGACAACTCCATTTTCTTCGAAGTCGACGGTCCCTACAAGGCCATGGTCCTGCCTACgtccaaggaggaggataagAACTTGAAGAAGCGCTACGCCGtcttcaacgacgacggTAGTCTGGCCGAGTTAAAGGGTTTCGAGGTGAAGCGCCGAGGAGAGTTGAAGCTTATCAAGATCTTTCAGCAGCAAATCTTCAAGTTCTTCCTCGAAGGAGAGACCCTGGCCGAGTGCTATGCTGCCGTTGCCAAGGTCGCCAACCAGTGGCTGGACGTCTTGCATAGCAAGGGTTCGACActggcggacgaggagctgatgGAGCTCATTTCCGAGAACAGAAGCATGTCCAAGACCCTCGAGGAGTACGGTTCGCAGAAATCGACGTCCATCACCACGGCCAAGCGTCTGGCGGATTTCTTGGGTGAACAGATGGTCAAGGACAAGGGGCTCAACTGCAAGTTCATCATCTGCGCGAGGCCGAAAAACGCCCCTGTCACCGAGAGAGCCGTACCCGTTGCCATCTTCTCCGCCGAGGAGACGACGAAGCGTTTCTACCTGAAAAAGTGGCTGAAGGAGGAACCTCCCGATACCGACCCGAGAGCTCTCCTGGACTGGGACTATTACCTTGAGCGTCTGGGGTCCGTCATCCAGAAGCTCATCACCATTCCGGCCGCGCTCCAGAAAGTCAGGAACCCCGTCCCCCGCGTCGCCCATCCCGATTGGCTCCAGCGCAGAATCAACATCAAGGACGATAAGATGAAGCAGAAGAAACTCACGGATCTGTTCGCCAAGGGGCCTCTAGAGGACATCACCAACCTCAACGGTCGATCTGCGGCCGACATGGAGGACTTTGGTAGCCAGCTTCTGAAGCCGAAACCAGTGACCTCAGTGGTGGCCTCGTCGCAGCCTGCTGCTCCCACTTCTCAGAAGCGAAAGTCGCCTGGACCTGCTGAGAATGCCGATCCCTTCGCTGCCCTGCCCAAGGAGATGCCCTCACCTTCAGACGACTACGTCGGCTTTCTGCAATACCAGAAACAGAAGTGGAAGATCCAGAAGCAAGCGCGCATCCGGCGACGACAGCTCTTCGGAGACCGGCGCGGCAATAACCAGAACAATATTCAGAACACGTTCATGAAGCAGGCGCACATGACCTTCATGAACACGTGGCAGCTCCTACATCTCAAACCAACGGAGACACCTGGCATCGTTAACGCACACGTCCTCATCGATGCGAAGATCCACTCGCTCAAGATCAAGGTGCCGCGACAGGTATTCCTGAACCTCAAGAGCGGAGAAATGCCAGACGTCGACATCCCGGGATGTGAGGTCGAGCAAGTTAACCATACGCTACCGAACGGGCATTCATCAGTCCATCTTTTCAAGCTGACCGTCCCCGAGGATGTCTAtttcgccgaggccgacaaaTTCTCGCTGCTGTTTAACCACCCCAGCGTCGAGGGCGTGTACGAGAAGCATCTGCCTCTGAACATCCGTGCTGTTCTTCAGTTGGGCAACCAGTGCGCCATCGACGAGCGGCAACACGCGGTGCTTGGAAAGGGTCTCGAGCAAGGGTtcgacctgctcggcctCAAACGTCCCTTGAAGCCCCGTACCTACCTCGAGACCTCGCCACTCGCGTACATCTACATGTCCCACGTCACTGCAGGCGACAGACAGATTTTCGGAGTCTTCTCAACACTGAAAGACGAAGCGCACGTCATCATCTTGCAGAAGGGCAGAGATTCAGGACAAGACCTCCCCAATATCTCACGGATCTACACCGAGCTGCTGGCGCGACGGGGAGAGGAGGCAGCGGGCACCAACTGGCAGGACTGCTTCACGTACCAGGAAAAGCTGAACTTCAAGATCACGCAAGTGACGACTCGACGAAAGGCGCATTTGGAGCTTAGCGACGTGGTCaagaagatgaggaaggACGAGCTGCGGCCACTGATGATGGTCATCCAGTCGTCTCAGCGCAACATGCTCATCAACGACGTCCCCATCCTCGGCGAGTTTCCTGTACTGCCGCTCAAGTACGACCCCGCCGACAGCTCTCTCCCACCGCTCGGCTGGCAAGCAGTCGTGGCCAGACGACTTGTTGGACACTACCTTGGTCTTGGCTCCTGGATCGTGCATCTGAACACCCTCGCGCGGTACGGCGAGGTTCCACTCTGCAACCTCGAGCGAGAAGACCCCCGCTTCCTCATAGATATCGCGTACGCTAGGCGGCTGCAGAACAACAACGTCGTGCTGTGGTGGTCCGCGGGCCCTCGGCCTGACCACGCTGGCCACGAGAAGGACGACATCACCGGACCTCTGGAAACCGTCCAGATGCCCGCGACCAACAACCCTGGCACGTTCTCGTCGGTCTGTATCGATCTGGAAGTCAGAAACCTGGCCATCAACACGATATTGACATCCTCCCTGATCAACGACTTGGAAGGGTCGGAGTCCATCTCGTTCAACCCCGCTGGAGATGGAAACGCAGCAGGGGATGAAGTCATCTCTTCGGAGGGCACCTTTGCAAATGCCGGTGTCCTGGTGCTGCGCGAGATGGTGAAGAGTTGGTGGCAAGAAGCCTGCAAGGGCAGCGCGATGGCCGACGTTATGGTCCAGCACCTCGTCCGCTGGGTCGAGAACCCCGACTCTTTCCTGTATGACCGCGCGCTGCACTACTACGTGCAGATGATGTCTCGCAAAGCCTTCCAGCAGCTCATGGCCGACTTCCGTCGCGTCGGTTCGCAGGTCATCTTTGCCAACTCCAACCGTCTTCTCCTGCAGACGACCAAGGCCGAGGTTGGCACCGCCTTCGCCTACAGTCAGTACATCATCAAATCGATCAAGAGCAAGCCCCTTTTCCACTTCATCGACCTTGAGATCAAAGAATACTGGGACTACCTGGTGTGGTACGATGAGTTCAACTACGGAGGCAAAGCCTGTCAGGAGGTCGTGGAAGCGGAACAACAGACTCTCGACACCGTCATGCACTGGCAGATGGCCACCTTCCTTCCCATCCGCCTGCAGCCGACGTTCCAAGACTGGGTCATTGAGTTCATCCAGCTCATGCACAACCTCAAGCGGCCTCTGAACGGAGAcccctcctcgacgccgcgccTTACCCAGCTCCCGCAAAAGTCtctcgccgagggcgccgaggggcAGATCATCCTCGGCAAGGCTTTTGAGAAGCCCCTGAAGAAGGACATCGCCAACTTGATCAACCTGCAGAAGCGCGAGCTCCTCCACCCAGAGCTGGCGGAGGACTACTCCTTCCCGCACCTGCCCGGGTCACACCTTACGCACCTCTCATCGCGCAACGCCGTGCTCGAGCTTGTCAAGGCGCTGATGCAGGTGCTCTCGCTCGACAAGAATATCACGCTCGAGGCGCGCCTACTGCGCAAGGAGCTGCTCGCCATGTTTGACGTGCGCGAGTTCAGCAAAGAGGGAGCGTTCCAGAACCCAAGCGAGAGCCTGAAGGTGATTCAGCTCAGCTGCGACAGCTGCACGATGGCGCGCGACCTCGACTTCTGCAGGGATGAGGATCTGTTGCCGGAGATGGGGCCGGACGGCAAGCGCCTGAGCCCGGAGacgcggccgtggcggtgTACCTTTTGCGAGGCTGAGTACGACCGCAACGCCATCGAGGAGATGCTGCTGGCGCGGGTAGAGGCGTTCGTGGTGGAATGGACGACGCAAGATCTTAAGTGCGGCAAGTGCGGCGCGCTGAGGATGAACGAACTCATGGATCACTGCACCTGCAGCGGCGAGTGGGTGGAGAGCGTGCGGAGGGCGGACATCGTGAGGCGGCTGGGAGTGTTTTGGAACGTAGCCAAGTTTTACGGGTTGAAAATGCTGTTGGAG GAGGCATTCGGGATGCGAAGCAACTCTCCGAGTGCTCGAGATCCTTTCGGCCATCTCCACACTCTTGACAGAAGAGCTAGCTCGCATTCCATCGGCTGGGCAG TCTTGTTCACCAGAG CCTACAAGTATGGCGGTGAGTCACTGTGGGAGTTCGCATACAAGGAGCTTGACGAAGCGGGAGCATTATGCGACGATGTCTCGCTATCCGACGATGAGCGGCGGTCCTGCCACAGGCGGTTCTTGCTTCAAAAAGGCGCCATCGAGCGCAGACAGGGCGATTTCGCAGAAGCAATAAGAACGCTAGAGCACGCCATCAGCGAGTATGGCACCTACGATCTGGAACACGCGCGGATGCTCGGTGAACTCGGCACTGCCTTCCAGCGACAGGACTCGTTCGAGCGTGCAGACGAGCTCTATGCCGAACAGCATGCACTCGCGATCAAACTGGCCGCTGAAGCGAAAGACCAGCGGTCTGTTTGGCGTGCCGAGGCTCTTGCCGCAAGAGCAATCGGCTATCGTGGCATCATGGCTTACATGTTGAGCGTACCAGATCTTGACGACAATGATCGGACGAACCACGAAGGCCTGAGCGACGCGATCAACAAGAGCATGCAGCGCGTGGCGAGTACCCGAACGCTGTTGCGGGCTATCGCCAACGAAGATGCTGCGTTCCAGCATGAAGTCAGAGCAACGACTTGCATCTGCGTTGCATTGGATCGTCTCTCGCTTTGCTATGGAGCTGCTGGCAACACAGCGGAGGCTGTCAATTGGGCACGGGAAACTGTGGCGGAAGGCAAGGCCTTTGATCCCACCATACAGGCTTTCGGCAGATTCTTTCTCGGTCTGGCCCTGCAGCGAAACGGGGATCTGGAGGAAGCCATGCAGCAATGGACCAGGCATGGAAAGGGTGATCTCGAGACAGCCGCCATTGCCTTGTGCCGTCAGCCTTCTAGCGAAACGTTGGGTTATATGACACAGCTTGTGAAGCACCAAGTCCCATTGGATCACTACAACGAACAAGGATACAGTCCTCTAGACTACGCCATCATGGGCGGTAGCGAGACTATGGGAGCGCTCGTTATGAAAGGCCTTCGTCAGGAGTATCTGAGGAATGGGTTCACACCAGATGAGACGGAGGTTCTGATTGAGATGCGCAAAACTGAGGCCGATCGCAGGAAGGAGTATCGATCGATGTTCCAAAAATCTTTCCGTCCGTTGCTCAGAACCAGTGCTGCCGAGACAACCAAGAGCTCTTCGGACGCTCAAGAGGTCTCTAGTCGAGCTGAGAAGTGCATAATGGGTCTGCGGCAAGCTTATTCCAGGCTACTCGTTGAGCAAGAGATCACGCGATCGATATTTGACGACTTCAAGTACATCGAGCTATCCGACTTTCGGTCAATGACTAGGCTGCCGCAGCCTGGCAGCCTGGAGGACATGAACACAATGGCAAAATCTGTCCAGCAGTTTGGAAACATGCTTGAAAAGCAGCGAAATGGAAGCCCATTTGTAGTTTTCCTATCATACCGATGGCTTGGCAATGGAAAGCCAGATGATGATCAAGGAACTCAGCTCGCTCGGATGAACGCAGCCTTGAGCCAATTTCTGGCAACCCATCCCTGGCTGAGCGATGACCGAGTGGCTGTCTGGCTG GACGTCGGCTGCATACACCAACTCGACCCAGACATCAGACAACGAGGCATCAACGCACTACCACTGATCATCGCCCAGTGCAACGCCATGATCAGCCTCGATGACTCCGCCTACCACTCCCGTGCCTGGTGCTCCGTCGAAGTGCTGGTCATGCAGACTCTCCGAGATTCGTACGGGCTACACGAGTGCTGGTCTCAGATGTCGTTGTCGCATTTCGAACGAGCAGCGACCAGACCGCCGATAGACGACAAACTGACGGGCTTGCAGCTCAGCTTCCCAGACAAAGATGGGCCAACTGTCAAGTTCCTGGTGAGGCAGAGTAGGATCTTAGCTAAGAAGTAA
- a CDS encoding Alpha beta superfamily, with protein MKTVGGGIAAISLAHAMTATAQNLSYGADNFYQSSVVTVQPITFQSQYNTTVAANLFTHNDLDLTANNSAIVVGHPMGAVKEQSANLYATKLAEQGFVTISLDLPHWGGSEGTPRNAVSAELYSDAFSAAVDYLITQDFVDSERIGALGICGSGSFVISAAKIDPRIKAIATSSMYDMGSASRNGLRKSVSVEQRKELIAAAIRQRSIEKGGGEVQYTGGTPHEITEESTAVDREFFDFYRTPRGEFTPEGSSPNLTTHPTLSSVTKFMNFHPFNDIETISPRALLFVSGDQAHSREFSEDAYARAAEPKELIWIPGAGHVDLYDRVELIPFAKFTQFFQKNLDGN; from the coding sequence ATGAAGACCGTCGGAGGTGGCATCGCCGCGATCAGTCTGGCCCACGCAATGACGGCTACTGCACAGAACTTGTCCTACGGAGCCGACAACTTCTACCAAAGCAGTGTCGTTACAGTCCAGCCCATCACCTTCCAGAGTCAATACAACacgaccgtcgccgccaacttGTTTACCCATaacgacctcgacctcacCGCGAACAACTCGGCCATCGTGGTCGGTCACCCAATGGGCGCAGTCAAGGAGCAAAGCGCGAATCTCTATGCCACAAAGCTTGCTGAACAGGGCTTCGTCACCATCTCTCTGGACCTTCCCCACtggggcggcagcgagggcACGCCGCGCAACGCCGTGTCAGCCGAGCTCTACTCCGATGCCTTCAGCGCCGCGGTCGACTACCTAATCACCCAGGACTTCGTCGACAGCGAACGcatcggcgccctcggcatctGCGGTAGTGGCTCTTTTGTGATCAGTGCCGCCAAGATCGACCCGCGCATCAAGGCCATCGCGACCTCGAGCATGTACGACATGGGATCCGCCTCCCGCAACGGGCTACGGAAGTCCGTCTCCGTCGAGCAGCGCAAGGAGCTCATAGCCGCAGCGATTCGACAACGTTCGATCGAGAAGGGTGGCGGTGAGGTGCAGTACACTGGTGGCACGCCACATGAGATCACGGAAGAGTCAACTGCGGTCGACCGCGAGTTCTTTGACTTTTACCGTACCCCGCGCGGAGAGTTCACCCCTGAGGGCTCTTCGCCTAACCTGACGACGCACCCCACGCTATCCAGCGTCACCAAGTTCATGAACTTTCACCCGTTCAACGACATCGAGACCATCTCGCCGCGAGCCTTGCTGTTCGTCTCGGGCGACCAGGCGCACTCGCGTGAATTCAGCGAGGACGCTTATGCGCGTGCGGCCGAGCCGAAGGAGCTGATCTGGATCCCGGGTGCCGGCCACGTCGATCTTTACGACCGTGTGGAACTCATCCCGTTCGCCAAGTTCACGCAGTTCTTCCAGAAGAATCTGGATGGTAACTGA
- a CDS encoding Secreted protein: MRLTTALQVIAKSVTEAELDDFYGDTITWVVPEWDLEVTPGGEVVTLNGTVEQVVAQLRELNPNYDSDFGLDLPSAEDAELLASLVSEDVASDGLEKRTDFSGRNYICRGRWGNASARAIYSGIRYLRGIGGKPRLPAGPSVCSRVSCSYNAGIQWCNDARQTKELASFGSIADGAQYIDDKCHTGSPGVSGYASGQVFHETDWNVIVWNTPC; this comes from the exons ATGAGGCTAACAACAGCTCTGCAGGTCATTGCCAAATCTGTTACCGAGGCTGAACTCGACGATTTCTACGGCGACACCATCACCTGGGTGGTTCCGGAATGGGATCTGGAAGTCACTCCCGGTGGCGAAGTCGTCACTCTGAACGGCACCGTCGAGCAAGTCGTCGCGCAACTCCGCGAACTCAACCCCAACTACGACTCGGATTTCGGCCTGGATCTTCCCAGTGCTGAAGACGCCGAGCTTCTTGCCTCTCTCGTGTCTGAAGATGTCGCATCCGACGGGCTCGAGAAGCGTACCGACTTCAGTGGTCGTAATTACATCTGCAGGGGCAGATGGGGCAACGCGAGTGCCCGAGCCATCTACAGCGGCATCAGATACCTGAGAGGCATCGGCGGCAAGCCGCGCCTTCCGGCCGGACCTAGCGTTTGCAGCCGCGTGAGCTGCTCTTACAACGCTGGCATCCAGTGGTGTAACGAC GCCCGCCAAACTAAGGAGCTTGCCTCGTTTGGTTCCATAGCCGACGGCGCCCAGTACATCGATGACAAATGTCACACAGGTTCCCCGGGTGTAAGCGGCTACGCCAGTGGCCAAGTGTTTCACGAAACCGACTGGAATGTCATCGTTTGGAACACTCCCTGCTGA